Proteins encoded in a region of the Solanum dulcamara chromosome 9, daSolDulc1.2, whole genome shotgun sequence genome:
- the LOC129903902 gene encoding bet1-like protein At4g14600 has protein sequence MASSSHRGGDFYGAASHRSRDGLSTRQVGGSDEIQLRIDPMHGDLDDEITGLRKQVKQLRNVAQEIESEAKYQNDFINQLQMTLIKAQAGVKNNMRRLNRSIIQEGSNHVMHVVLFALFCFFVIYWLAKFSRR, from the exons ATGGCTTCTAGCTCTCATAGAGGCGGTGATTTCTACGGTGCTGCTTCCCACAGATCCAG AGATGGATTGAGTACGAGGCAAGTAGGAGGTTCAGATGAAATACAGTTGCGGATTGATCCGATGCACGGAGACCTAGATGACGAGATCACAGGTCTCCGCAAGCAAGTAAAACAGCTCAGAAAT GTAGCACAAGAAATTGAGTCGGAAGCAAAGTATCAGAATGATTTTATTAACCAGCTG CAAATGACATTGATCAAAGCTCAAGCAGGAGTAAAGAACAACATGAGACGGTTGAACAGGAGTATCATCCAGGAAGGATCAAACCATGTGATGCATGTGGTTCTTTTTGCACTATTTTGCTTCTTTGTGATATATTGGTTGGCCAAGTTTTCACGTagataa
- the LOC129903901 gene encoding uncharacterized protein LOC129903901: MELEDHLKSWTQSKSKCFSTKIISIFVFSLLLVIILFHIQYSSPFEFSLSARSQRWGFLSQQNYSVIIETMTTELKNSVTFLPLVDLRFRETATTGHTWFMSSLNDTLEENETERLYFPSKASKGRLLCFKGRDIRDGTKNSYALAWRGSLPDSAILLEGLTFVSDTYYNHENLWHGICAMTPLVRWSMKNECLKPTRWVLFHWGELRLRMGSWLQQLMQANFGEVKVEGFDRGDVPYCFEKAIVMRHDLGQISRENKLKVSDLLRCKARSYCGLNPAGKGREMNERGFPIIRLTLLMRRGSRSFKNATAVTDIFAKECARVEGCILHVVQSEDLSFCDQVKVLTNTDIVASPHGAQLTNMLFMDRGGSVMEFFPKGWLENAGVGQYAHHWMADQSGMKHQGAWWDPIGKDCPSPQDHLQCFLFHKDGMVGHNETYFAEWASRVIDQVRLRKVEQPSEDQAKQQHDSKACAC, from the exons ATGGAACTGGAAGACCATCTCAAGTCATGGACACAAAGCAAGAGCAAATGCTTCTCCACAAAAATCATCAGCATCTTTGTTTTCTCCTTGCTCCTGGTTATCATCCTTTTCCATATCCAGTATTCATCCCCATTTGAGTTCTCTTTATCAGCAAGGTCCCAAAGATGGGGTTTTCTTTCCCAACAAAATTACTCCGTTATCATCGAGACCATGACTACAGAACTCAAAAACTCTGTTACTTTCCTCCCCCTAGTGGACCTTAGATTTAGAGAAACAGCCACAACTGGCCACACATGGTTTATGAGCTCTTTAAATGACACACTCGAGGAAAATGAAACAGAACGCCTGTATTTCCCTTCCAAAGCATCCAAAGGACGCCTTCTTTGCTTTAAAGGAAGGGATATTAGGGATGGCACAAAGAATTCATATGCTTTGGCATGGCGAGGAAGTCTTCCAGACTCTGCTATTCTATTGGAAGGCCTAACATTTGTATCGGACACATACTACAACCACGAAAATCTGTGGCATGGAATATGTGCAATGACTCCTCTTGTAAGATGGTCAATGAAAAATGAGTGCTTGAAGCCTACTAGATGGGTGCTATTCCACTGGGGAGAACTGAGATTAAGAATGGGATCTTGGCTTCAACAACTTATGCAAGCGAATTTTGGTGAAGTCAAGGTGGAAGGATTTGATAGAGGAGATGTACCTTACTGTTTTGAGAAAGCCATTGTCATGAGGCATGATCTAGGCCAAATTTCGCGGGAGAACAAGCTGAAGGTGTCCGACCTTCTGCGCTGCAAAGCAAGGAGCTACTGTGGTCTTAATCCTGCAGGCAAAGGTAGAGAGATGAATGAAAGAGGATTCCCAATTATAAGACTAACACTGTTAATGAGAAGAGGTTCCCGCTCATTTAAGAATGCAACTGCTGTGACTGATATATTTGCAAAGGAATGTGCCCGAGTAGAAGGATGCATTCTGCACGTAGTTCAGTCGGAAGATTTATCTTTCTGCGACCAG GTGAAAGTGCTGACCAACACTGACATTGTTGCGTCTCCACACGGAGCACAATTAACAAATATGCTCTTCATGGACCGCGGGGGCAGTGTAATGGAGTTCTTCCCAAAAGGATGGTTAGAGAATGCTGGTGTAGGCCAATATGCTCACCACTGGATGGCAGATCAATCAGGGATGAAACATCAGGGTGCATGGTGGGATCCAATAGGCAAGGATTGTCCATCACCACAAGATCATCTGCAGTGCTTTCTTTTTCATAAAGATGGAATGGTTGGACATAACGAAACCTATTTTGCAGAATGGGCAAGCAGAGTCATTGATCAGGTTAGGCTACGCAAGGTGGAGCAACCCTCTGAAGATCAAGCAAAGCAACAACATGATTCAAAAGCATGTGCCTGCTAG